Proteins from a genomic interval of Rubinisphaera italica:
- a CDS encoding GntR family transcriptional regulator translates to MQQLSPRSLLKEKAYEQLKSQIQDSTIVPGAFLSERQLAAQLDMSKTPIKAALERLESEGLVSVSPQQGIMVRELSVHEIADQFEIRLALESFVLRSVTGKLANDDITRIRKNLQQHQLAAKEFDHTAAIKLDAEFHGIFCDCLGNQEIIRVMTQMREKMYRVIGRVFERYEDRIESSWTEHTAVANAVITGDAELAVNRLQEHLEYGKRVLLSPRR, encoded by the coding sequence ATGCAGCAACTCAGCCCACGTTCTCTACTTAAAGAGAAAGCATATGAACAACTCAAAAGTCAGATTCAGGATTCGACAATTGTTCCGGGAGCATTTCTTTCGGAACGACAGCTTGCCGCGCAGTTGGACATGAGTAAAACGCCGATCAAGGCAGCTCTAGAGCGTCTGGAATCGGAAGGTTTGGTTTCGGTTTCACCGCAGCAGGGGATTATGGTTCGTGAACTTTCAGTCCATGAAATTGCTGACCAGTTCGAGATCCGACTCGCACTGGAATCGTTTGTGCTTCGCAGTGTGACCGGCAAGCTCGCCAATGACGACATCACAAGAATCCGCAAAAATCTTCAGCAGCATCAACTGGCTGCGAAAGAATTCGACCACACTGCTGCGATTAAACTGGATGCGGAATTCCATGGAATCTTCTGCGACTGCTTGGGCAATCAGGAGATTATTCGGGTGATGACCCAGATGCGAGAAAAGATGTATCGGGTGATTGGTCGCGTATTTGAGCGGTATGAGGATCGAATTGAATCAAGCTGGACAGAGCACACTGCCGTCGCAAACGCAGTGATCACGGGTGACGCAGAATTGGCAGTTAATAGACTTCAGGAGCATCTCGAGTATGGCAAACGGGTGTTGCTTTCGCCCCGCAGATAA
- a CDS encoding MFS transporter produces the protein MHDINRELTPAGRTIAMLALIVAGEAVFFLPFVLPRVFRPTLLDVFDVTNLQLGIAFSVYGVVAMLAYFPGGPLADRFSTRKMMSFALVATSIGGFALATIPSLAGLQVLYGFWGVTTILLFWAPLIRATREWGGTKLPGRAFGILDGGRGLVAAAIGSGAVALFSFFMPSEVQNATLEQRTVAFRQVIFLFAGITFAAAIFVWFALPRSKESSDDSQSKYEPGGVVRVLRMPTVWLQAIVVVCAYVGYKGLDDVSLYAHEVLDYDEVQAAKVGTLSMWVRPFAAIAAGLLADRFGVARLTMLSLLVFGIGSAAIAAGAFRPGETVFFFATLIATSAAVFALRGLYFAMMEAGRVPFGDTGSAVGIVSVIGYTPDVFMGPLMGVLLDRWPGELGHQYVFAVLTLAATVGLMASILFWRIVHRPI, from the coding sequence ATGCATGACATCAATCGGGAATTAACGCCTGCAGGTCGAACGATCGCGATGCTTGCGCTCATTGTGGCTGGCGAAGCCGTCTTCTTTCTGCCATTTGTTCTTCCTCGTGTTTTCCGACCGACATTATTGGACGTCTTTGATGTGACCAATCTCCAGCTGGGGATTGCCTTTTCGGTTTACGGAGTGGTTGCAATGTTGGCGTACTTCCCAGGCGGGCCACTCGCAGATCGGTTTTCGACTCGGAAGATGATGTCATTTGCACTGGTCGCAACGTCGATCGGCGGTTTTGCGCTGGCGACGATCCCCTCGTTGGCAGGACTCCAAGTGCTATACGGATTTTGGGGCGTGACCACGATCTTGTTGTTTTGGGCACCGCTGATTCGAGCCACGCGCGAGTGGGGTGGTACCAAACTTCCGGGCCGCGCGTTTGGAATCCTTGATGGAGGACGTGGGCTGGTTGCTGCTGCCATTGGCAGCGGCGCGGTTGCACTATTCTCCTTTTTCATGCCCTCCGAAGTTCAGAATGCAACGCTCGAACAGCGGACAGTCGCCTTCAGACAGGTCATCTTTCTTTTTGCGGGCATCACATTTGCCGCTGCCATTTTCGTATGGTTCGCTTTGCCTCGCTCAAAAGAATCCTCCGACGACTCGCAGAGCAAGTATGAGCCGGGAGGAGTTGTTCGTGTACTGCGAATGCCGACGGTCTGGCTTCAAGCAATCGTCGTGGTTTGCGCTTACGTTGGATACAAAGGCTTGGACGATGTTTCTTTGTACGCGCACGAAGTCTTGGATTACGACGAAGTTCAAGCGGCCAAGGTCGGCACGCTTTCGATGTGGGTTCGACCTTTCGCGGCGATCGCCGCAGGCTTGCTGGCCGATCGCTTTGGCGTTGCCCGACTGACGATGTTGAGTCTGTTGGTATTCGGTATTGGCAGTGCAGCGATAGCAGCAGGCGCGTTTCGTCCAGGCGAGACTGTGTTCTTCTTCGCGACGTTGATTGCCACCAGTGCAGCTGTGTTTGCCTTGCGAGGGCTGTACTTTGCGATGATGGAGGCGGGACGTGTGCCGTTTGGTGACACCGGTAGCGCGGTAGGTATCGTCTCAGTCATCGGATACACTCCCGACGTCTTCATGGGGCCATTGATGGGGGTCCTGCTGGATCGTTGGCCGGGTGAACTCGGACATCAGTATGTCTTTGCAGTACTAACATTGGCCGCGACGGTCGGCCTGATGGCGTCGATCCTTTTCTGGCGCATCGTGCATCGCCCAATTTAA
- a CDS encoding DUF1501 domain-containing protein, which yields MQRRQFLVASGLGFAGLKFGSPTHATPASPPNSRPGKAKSTILFFLCGGASHLDMWDMKPDALLEYRGPFRPIETSAPGVLLSEHLPLTAKQAHHLAFVNSVKGTVNTNDHHAGYYHNLTGHVPDQSFVIKGNNRTPEREDWPYIGSVVASRRPQHPNLPNAISLPHMPSRAPYTRPGQFAARIGVEHDPMYINGSNEEPLKFQAPALVLEGGITADRMTSRFSLLDQVNSARRCFDETANTTALGKHQQRALSLLLSSQSTSAFDLSQEKPEVIERYGKTVNGMSLLVARRLAEAEVPFITVFWKGDSRKLAKKCKSAGSWDTHGNNFKCLQEDLLPEFDQAYSALIEDLADRGMLEETLVMVTSEMGRKPKIGDPRSGGTIGAGRDHWTHCLTDVLAGGGIQGGQTYGASDARGEYPIDKPVTPADIAHTVYHAMGINDLIAYDKLERPYHLLENSKPLTDLF from the coding sequence ATGCAACGACGTCAATTTCTGGTTGCTTCCGGCCTCGGTTTCGCTGGATTGAAATTCGGATCCCCAACTCATGCAACTCCTGCATCGCCTCCGAATTCACGGCCTGGCAAAGCGAAATCGACAATTCTGTTCTTCCTCTGCGGCGGAGCCTCGCATCTTGATATGTGGGATATGAAGCCAGATGCTCTGCTTGAATATCGTGGTCCCTTCCGGCCCATCGAAACTTCTGCGCCCGGTGTGCTCCTTTCCGAGCATCTTCCTTTAACGGCCAAGCAGGCTCACCATCTGGCTTTTGTCAATTCGGTGAAAGGGACCGTCAACACGAACGATCATCATGCCGGGTATTACCACAATTTAACGGGCCATGTTCCCGACCAATCATTTGTCATTAAGGGAAACAATCGAACGCCAGAACGTGAAGACTGGCCATATATCGGCTCGGTCGTTGCATCGCGTCGACCTCAGCATCCTAATTTACCCAACGCAATTTCACTGCCTCATATGCCGAGCCGAGCTCCTTACACACGGCCTGGACAATTCGCCGCTCGCATCGGAGTCGAACACGATCCGATGTATATCAATGGTAGCAATGAAGAGCCGCTCAAATTTCAGGCCCCAGCTCTCGTTTTGGAAGGGGGCATTACGGCTGATCGGATGACCTCGCGATTTTCGCTGCTCGATCAAGTCAACTCGGCACGCCGTTGCTTCGATGAAACCGCCAACACCACAGCATTGGGAAAGCATCAACAGCGAGCCTTATCATTGTTGCTCTCATCGCAGTCGACATCCGCATTTGATTTGTCTCAAGAGAAGCCAGAAGTCATTGAACGATACGGCAAAACGGTCAACGGAATGAGCTTGCTGGTTGCCCGTCGTTTAGCTGAAGCCGAGGTTCCGTTTATCACGGTCTTCTGGAAAGGTGATAGCCGCAAACTTGCCAAAAAATGCAAGAGTGCCGGCAGCTGGGATACACATGGTAATAACTTCAAATGCCTGCAGGAAGATCTACTCCCCGAGTTTGACCAAGCTTACTCTGCATTGATTGAAGATCTGGCTGATCGAGGGATGCTGGAAGAGACGCTCGTGATGGTGACCAGTGAAATGGGCCGAAAACCTAAAATCGGAGATCCACGATCAGGTGGAACCATCGGAGCTGGTCGCGACCATTGGACACACTGTTTGACAGATGTTCTGGCTGGTGGAGGAATACAGGGCGGGCAGACCTATGGGGCCAGCGACGCCCGTGGAGAATACCCCATCGACAAGCCTGTGACTCCCGCCGATATCGCCCACACTGTTTATCATGCCATGGGAATTAACGATCTGATTGCCTACGACAAACTCGAACGGCCTTACCATCTCTTGGAAAACTCAAAGCCTTTGACGGATCTGTTTTGA
- a CDS encoding DUF1553 domain-containing protein, producing MMMTDSESMPHLSLRLSCLIIGLVIGNPAICSCAETVDYLTTIKPLLESKCYSCHGVLKQEAELRLETRALMQQGGDSGSVIEPGSPDESLLLERITDEEDLRMPPADEGAALKQDEIELIRRWIQEGAIAPEESPPHPPSEHWAFRKIQKPDLPALHASSADSESGSISPNPIDLFLEQKRVELGLKTQPPATRSILIRRLYLDLIGLPPTLEQLQDDRPWNEIVDELLASPHHGERWGRHWMDVWRYSDWYGLGKQLRYSQKHMWRWRDWIVNSLNEDLGYDQMIEQMLAGDEIAPDNPQVIAATGFLARNYYLFNRTTWLDSTIEHTGKAFLGLTLNCAKCHDHKYDPISQVDYYNFRAIFEPHQVRLDPVPGVTNFERDGLPRVFDDHLEEKTFLHVKGDPKNPDETVSISPQVPKLFSNYQPNVLPVELPATAYVPGLREYVQNDHLKNAKSLLESAQQELTAAIKKKSERNYEPFEFVDSFDQPDPMNWEVIGNAWVYKDGKLQRTTSTREPEAIRYKHDIPTDFEVTCRYTATGGATYKSVTFRFDQSDDYSYNNFVYSSAHEPDPKIQAAFTRNDKTSYPGDGRISRPLEVGRSYEIRFAVRDRLMNVWLDGEFVLAYQFPDRQPDGHFAISGFDATVAFDEISIRSLAPEMELTSPKSDKNTSTQNPELVVKIARAKLALAQANLQSLQATIEADEARYVDQPANDVSKSAQHAAHMQAEAKVASARYELLKVGSDEKKQKTAEEILKQAEANLTAAKSGEIPYKTLRASQKALETPADKMEDYPAAYSSTSTGRRTSLAKWMTSPDNPLTARVAVNHVWMRHFGKPLLDSVFDFGLRAKRPVQAELLDYLAAEFMEHNWSFKHLHRLIVTSNAYQLSSSTSDADATTLSVDATNEYYWRMNTRRMESQIVRDCLLQLAGQLDPQLGGPSVDVGNKSKRRSLYFKHSRDQQDKFLTMFDDADLLQCYRRDESIVPQQALALANSELAITMAEQIAKSIDASRPDQDLESFIRTSFETIIARPATPQELLACQDYCTQLAPLVRKRYPDNPEQQAERIRTHLIHSLLNYNDFISIR from the coding sequence ATGATGATGACTGATTCTGAGAGCATGCCTCATCTGTCATTACGCTTATCGTGTCTTATAATCGGGCTCGTCATTGGCAATCCTGCAATATGCTCTTGTGCCGAGACAGTTGATTACCTCACCACAATCAAGCCTCTGCTGGAATCGAAATGCTATTCCTGTCATGGCGTGCTCAAGCAGGAAGCAGAGCTACGTTTGGAGACTCGGGCATTAATGCAACAAGGGGGAGATAGTGGCTCGGTAATTGAGCCAGGTAGCCCGGATGAAAGTCTGCTGTTAGAACGTATCACCGATGAAGAAGACTTGCGGATGCCGCCCGCTGATGAAGGGGCTGCTTTGAAACAAGATGAAATTGAGCTAATTCGTCGTTGGATCCAGGAAGGCGCCATCGCTCCTGAGGAATCGCCGCCACATCCTCCCTCTGAACATTGGGCGTTCCGCAAAATCCAAAAACCAGATTTACCAGCTCTGCATGCTTCCAGTGCAGATTCCGAATCGGGGAGCATATCTCCCAATCCGATTGATTTATTTCTTGAGCAAAAGCGTGTCGAACTTGGGTTAAAAACTCAACCGCCAGCCACGCGATCGATACTGATTCGACGGCTCTATCTGGATTTGATCGGATTGCCGCCAACTTTGGAGCAATTGCAGGACGATCGTCCCTGGAACGAGATTGTCGACGAACTGCTGGCAAGTCCGCATCACGGGGAGCGTTGGGGGCGGCATTGGATGGACGTCTGGCGTTACTCCGACTGGTACGGGTTGGGTAAGCAGTTGCGATACAGTCAGAAACATATGTGGCGGTGGCGTGACTGGATTGTCAATTCACTCAATGAGGATCTCGGTTACGACCAGATGATCGAACAGATGCTGGCTGGCGATGAAATTGCCCCTGATAATCCTCAGGTGATTGCCGCAACAGGATTTCTGGCTCGCAACTACTATTTGTTCAACCGCACCACCTGGCTCGACAGCACAATCGAGCATACTGGCAAGGCATTTCTGGGGCTAACACTCAACTGTGCCAAATGTCACGATCACAAGTACGATCCGATCTCGCAGGTCGACTATTATAATTTTCGAGCAATCTTTGAACCGCATCAGGTTCGGCTCGATCCCGTTCCCGGAGTGACAAATTTTGAACGAGACGGTTTGCCTCGTGTGTTTGACGATCACCTTGAAGAGAAAACCTTCCTGCATGTTAAAGGGGATCCCAAGAACCCTGATGAAACGGTTTCTATTTCTCCCCAGGTGCCTAAGCTATTCTCCAATTACCAGCCGAATGTTTTGCCGGTAGAGTTACCTGCAACTGCTTATGTCCCCGGTCTTCGAGAGTATGTTCAAAACGATCATTTGAAGAATGCAAAATCGTTACTGGAGTCAGCCCAACAGGAGTTGACTGCTGCCATCAAGAAAAAATCGGAGAGAAACTACGAACCTTTTGAGTTCGTGGATTCTTTTGATCAACCTGATCCGATGAACTGGGAGGTCATCGGAAACGCATGGGTCTATAAAGACGGAAAACTGCAGCGTACGACTTCCACACGAGAGCCTGAAGCGATCCGATATAAGCATGACATACCAACGGATTTTGAGGTCACTTGCCGATACACAGCCACTGGTGGGGCGACGTATAAATCGGTCACTTTTCGGTTTGATCAGTCAGACGATTATTCCTACAACAATTTTGTCTACTCGAGTGCTCACGAGCCTGACCCTAAAATCCAAGCCGCGTTTACTCGTAATGATAAAACGAGCTATCCTGGTGATGGACGTATCTCTCGCCCGCTTGAAGTGGGACGAAGTTATGAAATTCGTTTCGCGGTCCGCGATCGCTTGATGAATGTCTGGCTCGATGGAGAATTCGTACTTGCCTATCAGTTCCCGGATCGTCAACCTGATGGACACTTCGCGATCTCGGGATTCGATGCAACCGTGGCCTTCGACGAGATTTCCATCCGATCCCTCGCCCCCGAAATGGAATTGACCAGCCCCAAGAGTGATAAAAATACCTCCACTCAGAATCCTGAGCTGGTCGTTAAAATAGCCAGGGCGAAGCTCGCTCTCGCCCAGGCGAATCTGCAATCGTTACAAGCCACTATTGAAGCTGATGAAGCGAGATATGTTGACCAGCCTGCCAATGACGTTTCAAAGTCTGCTCAACATGCCGCTCATATGCAGGCCGAAGCCAAGGTGGCCTCAGCTCGATACGAACTTCTGAAAGTTGGTAGCGATGAGAAAAAGCAGAAGACTGCCGAAGAAATACTGAAGCAGGCTGAAGCGAATCTAACAGCCGCCAAGTCGGGCGAAATTCCGTACAAAACTTTGCGTGCCTCCCAAAAGGCACTCGAAACTCCGGCAGATAAAATGGAGGATTATCCAGCTGCTTATTCATCGACAAGCACGGGGCGTCGTACTTCTCTGGCGAAATGGATGACATCCCCTGATAACCCATTAACGGCTCGGGTTGCAGTGAATCATGTCTGGATGCGACATTTCGGTAAACCACTGTTGGATTCAGTTTTTGATTTTGGACTCCGAGCAAAACGTCCTGTGCAAGCCGAGTTGCTGGACTATCTCGCTGCCGAATTTATGGAGCACAACTGGAGCTTCAAGCATTTGCATCGTTTAATCGTCACTTCAAATGCTTATCAACTGAGTTCCTCCACGAGCGATGCTGATGCGACGACTCTCTCTGTCGATGCAACGAATGAGTATTACTGGCGGATGAACACCAGACGAATGGAATCACAGATTGTTCGTGATTGTCTGCTGCAACTGGCCGGGCAACTCGATCCTCAACTTGGCGGGCCTTCGGTCGATGTTGGGAACAAAAGCAAACGTCGCAGTTTGTACTTCAAGCATTCTCGCGATCAGCAGGACAAATTCCTGACAATGTTCGACGATGCGGATTTGCTCCAGTGTTACCGTCGCGATGAAAGTATTGTGCCTCAGCAGGCGCTTGCACTTGCTAATAGCGAGTTAGCTATCACGATGGCCGAACAAATCGCTAAGTCGATTGATGCTTCACGGCCTGATCAAGATTTAGAATCTTTTATCAGAACTTCGTTTGAAACCATCATCGCCCGGCCTGCTACGCCTCAAGAACTTCTAGCCTGCCAGGATTACTGCACACAACTTGCTCCGCTGGTTCGAAAGCGATATCCCGATAATCCGGAGCAACAAGCCGAGAGAATTCGGACCCACCTGATTCATAGTTTACTCAACTACAACGATTTTATATCGATCCGGTAA
- a CDS encoding DUF1501 domain-containing protein, translating to MHRRQLLSNSALGFSTLALQAMLQRDGWGAAEKSTNTLTAGLPHFAPKAKSVIWLFMRGGVSHMESFDPKPALNQYAGKTIPETPFADVQNPELLKRVRVVVVNDANGQQRNKLYPLQVGYKKYGESGIEISDWFPHIGSQVDHLSIIRSMWTTDDNHGAQVQFHSGRHMLDPRVPTIGAWINWGLGSLNENLPQFISMGPRFFDRRDGHYLGPAYDSIELKVDPKNPLDYAQPEGDLTAAEQRLGFDLVNRLNKLTTENYPNDAALDARIKSYELAFRMQTAVPDVIDFTQETEETQKLYGFDQKQTRPFGEQLLAARRFVEQGVRFIQIQHGDGAAGAWDQHSNLKTKHAELAQQVDRPIAGLIQDLKKRGLLDETLVVFATEFGRTPGSQGTNGRDHHPYGFSVWMAGGGLKGGVAHGATDEIGFHAVENPHYVTDIHATLLKQLGLKSHRMEIPGQKRLEQDFGHPIEEIIA from the coding sequence ATGCATCGTAGACAACTTCTAAGTAATTCCGCCCTTGGCTTTTCAACTCTTGCACTGCAGGCAATGCTGCAACGTGATGGCTGGGGGGCCGCAGAGAAATCGACTAACACCCTGACAGCTGGATTGCCTCATTTTGCACCGAAAGCCAAAAGTGTGATTTGGTTATTCATGCGTGGCGGCGTGAGTCACATGGAAAGTTTCGATCCCAAACCAGCTCTTAATCAATACGCTGGTAAAACAATTCCAGAAACTCCCTTTGCAGATGTACAGAATCCCGAACTTCTCAAAAGGGTTCGGGTTGTGGTCGTCAACGATGCGAACGGTCAGCAGCGAAACAAACTGTATCCCCTTCAGGTCGGTTACAAAAAATACGGCGAAAGCGGCATCGAAATCAGTGACTGGTTTCCGCATATCGGTTCGCAGGTCGATCATCTTTCCATCATTCGTTCCATGTGGACCACCGACGATAATCATGGTGCCCAAGTGCAGTTTCATTCGGGACGCCATATGCTCGATCCCCGCGTTCCAACAATTGGGGCCTGGATCAATTGGGGACTTGGCTCGTTGAATGAAAATCTACCGCAGTTCATCAGTATGGGACCTCGTTTTTTCGATCGCCGTGACGGGCATTACCTTGGCCCTGCTTACGATTCCATTGAACTGAAGGTCGACCCCAAAAATCCTCTCGACTACGCTCAACCAGAAGGGGACCTGACCGCCGCCGAGCAGCGACTCGGGTTTGATCTTGTTAATCGGCTCAATAAGCTTACGACTGAAAACTATCCTAATGATGCCGCTCTTGATGCGCGTATCAAGTCTTACGAGTTGGCATTTCGGATGCAGACTGCCGTGCCCGATGTGATCGATTTTACTCAAGAAACTGAAGAGACCCAGAAGTTATATGGATTCGATCAGAAACAGACACGGCCATTTGGAGAACAGTTACTCGCTGCCAGACGGTTTGTCGAACAGGGGGTGCGGTTCATTCAAATTCAACATGGAGATGGAGCAGCCGGAGCCTGGGATCAACATTCCAATCTCAAAACGAAACATGCCGAGTTGGCCCAACAAGTAGATCGCCCCATCGCCGGATTGATACAGGATCTGAAAAAACGGGGGCTGCTCGATGAAACGCTCGTGGTATTCGCGACCGAATTTGGACGCACACCAGGTTCACAGGGGACAAACGGCCGCGATCATCACCCGTATGGATTTAGCGTCTGGATGGCGGGCGGAGGTTTGAAGGGAGGTGTTGCCCACGGAGCGACCGATGAAATTGGTTTTCACGCCGTTGAAAATCCACACTATGTGACCGACATTCACGCGACACTGCTTAAACAACTCGGTCTGAAATCGCACCGTATGGAAATCCCCGGACAGAAACGGCTCGAACAGGATTTCGGTCACCCGATTGAAGAAATTATTGCCTGA
- a CDS encoding alpha/beta fold hydrolase — MNQTGSHPLVLKHGLTEEYPFNQNYLTTDSGRIHFVDEGTGPVLLFVHGNPTWSFAWRNLIKRFSPTHRCIAIDHLGCGLSEKPQNEVYRLADHIERLQLLVETLDLQQITLIAHDWGGAIGTGVAGRIPQRFSRLVLMNTGAFRSQQIPFRIALCRIPLLGKLGMQGANLFAQAAVHMAVNEAYPLSPKIKKGYLLPYDSWRNRIAIDRFVKDIPLSPSHPSYEALTEVEKGLTKLTAKPILLPWGIKDWCFTPEFLKEFQRIFPEAQTVRFEEAGHYLFEERPQELGDAIAKFIGQTEESTSISSD; from the coding sequence ATGAATCAAACCGGCTCTCACCCTCTTGTCTTAAAGCATGGTTTGACTGAAGAATACCCTTTTAACCAGAATTATCTGACAACGGATTCCGGTCGAATCCATTTTGTGGATGAAGGAACCGGGCCAGTCTTACTATTTGTGCATGGCAATCCGACCTGGAGTTTTGCCTGGCGGAATTTGATTAAACGATTCTCGCCGACACATCGCTGCATTGCGATTGACCACCTTGGCTGCGGCCTTTCCGAGAAGCCTCAAAATGAAGTTTATCGCTTAGCAGATCATATTGAGCGTCTGCAATTGCTGGTCGAAACTCTTGATTTGCAGCAGATCACTCTGATTGCTCATGATTGGGGAGGAGCGATTGGAACTGGAGTAGCCGGCCGAATCCCGCAGCGTTTTTCACGACTCGTATTAATGAATACCGGTGCTTTTCGCTCGCAACAAATTCCATTTCGTATCGCCCTGTGCCGCATTCCACTACTGGGAAAACTCGGGATGCAGGGAGCTAACTTATTTGCCCAGGCAGCTGTCCACATGGCTGTGAATGAAGCGTATCCGCTTTCGCCAAAAATTAAAAAAGGATACCTTCTGCCTTACGATTCCTGGAGAAACCGGATCGCGATTGATCGGTTCGTCAAAGATATCCCTCTCAGCCCCAGCCATCCGAGTTATGAAGCTTTGACCGAAGTTGAGAAGGGACTGACCAAGTTGACTGCCAAGCCCATTCTGCTTCCCTGGGGGATTAAAGACTGGTGCTTCACTCCTGAATTTCTTAAAGAGTTTCAACGAATCTTCCCCGAGGCTCAGACGGTTCGCTTTGAGGAAGCCGGCCATTATCTTTTTGAAGAACGTCCTCAGGAACTGGGGGATGCAATTGCAAAGTTTATAGGACAAACCGAGGAATCCACTTCAATCTCATCAGATTAG
- a CDS encoding rhomboid family intramembrane serine protease, whose protein sequence is MIPLHDTIPSRSTPYVNYLLMASCTIAFLIQLSQPPGAPDLVERYGMIPARVSHPDSEVMVQEYRSAQLQPGRVELVERPAAPSAVAPFLTLVTCVFLHGGWMHFLGNMLFLFIFGDNVEDCLGHIGYFLFYVGAGVLASLAHYLSMPESTIPTIGASGAIAGVMGAYFILYPHAKVMTLVPLFVIFFTVMLPAQVFLGIWIVFQLLQGTYSLGGTESSGVAWWAHIGGFLAGFLIVLSLRPLGLIRSPVPERNYRAN, encoded by the coding sequence ATGATTCCACTTCACGATACGATTCCTTCACGCAGCACGCCTTATGTCAACTATCTGTTGATGGCCAGCTGTACGATTGCCTTTTTGATTCAGCTGTCTCAGCCGCCAGGAGCTCCCGATCTGGTTGAGCGTTATGGAATGATTCCCGCCCGGGTGAGCCATCCGGATTCGGAAGTGATGGTTCAGGAGTATCGGTCCGCCCAACTTCAGCCGGGGAGAGTCGAACTTGTTGAACGTCCTGCCGCCCCATCAGCCGTTGCACCATTTTTGACTTTGGTAACTTGCGTGTTTCTGCACGGTGGCTGGATGCACTTTCTGGGCAATATGCTGTTTCTGTTTATCTTTGGAGATAATGTCGAAGACTGTCTGGGGCACATTGGCTACTTTTTGTTTTATGTGGGAGCCGGAGTACTGGCAAGTCTGGCACATTACTTGAGCATGCCGGAATCGACAATTCCGACAATAGGAGCCAGTGGCGCCATCGCGGGTGTCATGGGGGCTTATTTTATTCTATATCCCCACGCAAAAGTCATGACGCTCGTTCCCCTGTTCGTCATTTTCTTCACCGTGATGCTGCCCGCTCAAGTCTTTCTGGGAATCTGGATCGTTTTCCAGCTCCTGCAGGGGACTTACAGTCTGGGAGGGACCGAATCGAGTGGTGTTGCCTGGTGGGCTCATATTGGCGGATTTTTAGCAGGCTTCCTGATTGTCCTCTCACTCCGTCCACTCGGCTTGATTCGTTCTCCAGTTCCCGAACGAAATTATCGAGCGAACTGA
- a CDS encoding alpha/beta hydrolase, producing MLQICHSSLKLRLALLMAGMLLSLSPALFAAETSIEELKDAKPDRIIEFKQTEQGELKLHVFEPTASSKNVKRPAVVFFFGGGWVGGSPSQFYPHCRHLANQGMVAISAEYRIQSKHKTTPFECVEDGKSAIRWVRQHAEQFNIDPDRIAAGGGSAGGHVAATTATLTKFDNPQEDNAISSVPNALLLFNPVADTTDKGWAGGPKKLGDRAEELSPLQHINANTPPTIIFHGTGDTTVRYENVERFQNTMEAAGLRCELHGYEGRPHGFFNYSRNKDDFADTIHKMDDFLISLDWLKK from the coding sequence ATGCTTCAGATTTGTCATTCGTCATTGAAACTCAGACTTGCACTGCTGATGGCGGGAATGCTTTTGTCGCTATCACCTGCTCTGTTTGCAGCAGAGACCTCCATCGAGGAATTGAAGGATGCGAAACCCGATCGGATTATCGAGTTCAAACAAACCGAACAGGGAGAGCTGAAGCTGCATGTTTTTGAACCGACGGCCTCTTCAAAAAATGTTAAAAGACCAGCGGTCGTTTTCTTTTTTGGTGGTGGTTGGGTCGGTGGGAGCCCCAGTCAGTTTTATCCCCACTGCCGACATCTGGCTAATCAGGGAATGGTCGCGATTTCTGCCGAATATCGGATTCAATCCAAGCATAAGACGACACCCTTCGAATGCGTTGAAGATGGCAAATCGGCAATTCGCTGGGTTCGTCAACATGCCGAACAATTCAATATCGATCCTGACCGCATCGCAGCCGGTGGTGGTTCGGCTGGCGGGCATGTTGCAGCGACAACTGCAACCTTAACAAAATTCGATAACCCGCAGGAAGACAATGCGATCTCTTCTGTGCCGAATGCGTTGTTGCTCTTCAACCCGGTTGCCGACACGACCGATAAAGGCTGGGCAGGCGGACCAAAAAAATTAGGGGATCGGGCGGAAGAACTTTCACCGCTGCAACACATCAATGCCAATACTCCTCCCACGATCATTTTTCATGGGACGGGAGATACCACTGTGCGTTACGAAAATGTGGAACGCTTTCAGAATACAATGGAAGCAGCGGGCCTGCGATGTGAACTGCATGGCTACGAAGGCCGCCCTCATGGCTTCTTCAATTACTCGAGGAACAAGGACGACTTTGCAGACACGATCCATAAGATGGATGACTTCCTGATCTCACTCGACTGGTTAAAGAAGTGA